In one Balaenoptera musculus isolate JJ_BM4_2016_0621 chromosome 20, mBalMus1.pri.v3, whole genome shotgun sequence genomic region, the following are encoded:
- the LOC118886962 gene encoding C-C motif chemokine 3-like, with the protein MKVLVATIFVLLCTMALCSYVQERVYSPPTCCFTYTPQKIPRGKVVNYFKTSSQCPRPGIVFFTRKGLYICANPTDNWVQEYFRDLEKNA; encoded by the exons ATGAAGGTCCTCGTGGCTACCATCTTTGTCCTTCTCTGCACCATGGCCCTCTGCTCCTATGTACAAG AAAGGGTTTACAGCCCACCCACCtgctgcttcacctacacccccCAGAAAATCCCCCGTGGAAAAGTGGTTAACTATTTTAAGACCAGCAGCCAGTGCCCCAGACCTGGTATCGT CTTTTTCACCAGAAAGGGCCTATATATCTGTGCCAATCCCACTGACAACTGGGTCCAGGAATACTTCAGGGACCTGGAGAAGAACGCTTGA